A part of Papilio machaon chromosome 23, ilPapMach1.1, whole genome shotgun sequence genomic DNA contains:
- the LOC106707738 gene encoding histone lysine demethylase PHF8-like produces MASSKETYCLCGQPYNIGQFMIECDCCREWFHGSCVDVKIYHSDDIDKYHCPKCAQTYGPSVLKIPTNNHRADRYELGAETRPSQVGSPAWVRALAARPLRPAPAALQRMRGHQFTEEFIKDNGFTRPVIFHTPEGLDIKVPNPATFTVRSVLRFCGAQLEVEVIDVRKQSTMRMPLGDFVDYFESPPEHRDEKVLNVLSLEFSETNMAPLVEPPSIARTLDWAERVWPTSDRPPKPCVQKYCLMSAAGSYTDFHIDFGGTSVWYHVLHGRKIFYLIPPTSTNLALYQQWTPNNQQNERFFGDAVEWYGTAEVCPGETLFIPAGWIHAVLTPCDSLVFGGNFLHSYAVEMQLQSYELERRAETPTTLRYPLFETMHWYAAAHFLTLLRRHNEESLDEEFTPSELGFSAGSGPGAPPPALLLRGARILAAALKEWHTLKATDAAKRDNVPKCLNSGQLVRELSKELRTLEKRTMNANKDKDFKPKSNSPNKNAKKQQTQKKSLKLTLPKPIMHMGQNGEYTDEKVYADKFYVDNKEVVFEERFVTDVKYNSLPEAKYIIENKEIPEKYTYQNYEEHSYQDGNGYVERIDKKILKVKISNSPSSSREEAPPPYTLPEHSILKSHLIRSDRTTLKPLQQWTISKKDIGDYHEEQLLFTNENLQTNIRIEGQDLNYGPGMYSAEDIQQDYQYSEGAKPGSYQPEFAYQAELPYATEYHRYDETVAVPVHQTTTYTAVPAEQIAYQSQVHHTTTPLPSYDAAIAHQYAANTYVTETPKAEISSVPAGTPSVRRSERAVRRRVSSTYDYEDGDLFIDDTPAPRRRKPPPKHRPPTQHTVPVSNSGGYRGSRPVPTNGIESLIQASVLAEEPGNTTEDAAVAGMLSISERYAAPARTFGLASDTPHTGAPADTASRLDSGTPTGSKRLRKPTPASADEDFVDEEDVIKEVHRDEEYVYPSLEMSSDEDEEWTSSRRRRHSRNRNDSKTRTDKDEAWSPRARVGRVTPRTRGPARPAVRRECVRAALLAAAHRHPHPHPHPHSHAHSHTPLQNAKRAVLASKSKRPPPSAGVQPPANKKCADIRLKKGMKTAKQRLGKILKLHKMIY; encoded by the exons ATGGCGTCATCGAAGGAAACCTATTGTTTGTGTGGTCAGCCGTATAACATTGGACAGTTTATGATAGAATGTGATTGTTGCCGCGAGTGGTTTCATGGAAG ttgTGTGGACGTAAAGATATATCATTCGGACGATATAGACAAGTATCATTGTCCAAAATGCGCCCAGACATATGGACCCTCTGTGt taAAGATCCCAACAAACAACCACAGAGCGGACCGATATGAGTTGGGTGCGGAGACCCGACCTTCGCAGGTTGGGTCTCCGGCATGGGTGCGGGCACTGGCCGCAAGGCCTCTCCGCCCCGCACCTGCCGCACTGCAGCGCATGAGGGGACACCAGTTCACAGAGGAATTCATCAAAGATAATG GTTTCACACGGCCAGTGATATTCCATACACCTGAGGGTTTGGATATCAAAGTGCCCAACCCCGCAACATTCACAGTAAGATCGGTGCTCAGGTTTTGTGGTGCACAATTAgag gtGGAGGTAATTGATGTTAGAAAACAAAGTACAATGCGCATGCCCCTGGGAGACTTTGTGGATTACTTTGAAAGTCCCCCCGAACATCGGGATGAGAAAGTACTCAATGTTCTCAGTTTAGAGTTTTCCGAAACCAA TATGGCTCCCTTAGTGGAACCACCTTCTATAGCTCGCACGTTAGACTGGGCGGAGCGAGTCTGGCCTACATCTGATCGGCCACCGAAGCCCTGCGTGCAGAAGTACTGTCTCATGTCCGCTGCGGGCTCCTATACAGATTTCCACATTGATTTTGGTGGTACCAGCGTCTGGTATCATGTGCTTCATGGACGTAAG aTATTCTATTTGATACCTCCGACGTCAACAAACCTGGCTCTGTACCAACAATGGACACCAAACAATCAGCAAAATGAGAGATTCTTTGGTGATGCA GTAGAATGGTACGGTACAGCAGAAGTTTGTCCCGGAGAGACACTCTTCATCCCGGCTGGTTGGATACATGCTGTGCTCACTCCTTGTGACTCTCTGGTCTTCGGAGGGAACTTCCTACATTCTTATGCTGTGGAGATGCAGCTGCA ATCGTACGAGCTGGAGAGACGTGCGGAGACTCCAACCACATTGCGGTATCCACTCTTTGAGACCATGCACTGGTACGCTGCTGCACACTTCCTGACGCTGCTCAGACGACATAACGAGGAGTCACTG GACGAGGAGTTCACTCCAAGTGAGCTGGGGTTCTCCGCAGGCTCAGGGCCGGGTGCTCCGCCCCCAGCACTGCTGTTGCGAGGCGCACGAATACTCGCCGCAGCTCTCAAAGAATGGCATACCTTGAAAGCG ACGGATGCTGCAAAACGGGATAATGTACCTAAGTGCCTCAACTCTGGACAACTTGTTCGAGAACTTTCTAAAGAACTCAGAACTTTAGAGAAGAGGACAATGAACGCCAACAAAgataag GATTTTAAACCTAAAAGTAATTCaccaaataaaaatgcaaaaaaacaacaaacacagAAGAAATCTCTAAAATTAACGTTACCTAAACCAATAATGCATATGGGACAGAATGGAGAATACACAGATGAAAAAGTTTACGcagataaattttatgtagatAATAAAGAAGTAGTGTTTGAAGAGAGATTTGTAacagatgtaaaatataatagtttacCTGAagctaaatatataatagaaaataaggAAATACCAGAGAAATACACTTATCAGAATTATGAAGAACATAGTTATCAAGATGGCAATGGATATGTGGAGAGGATagataagaaaattttaaaagttaaaataag TAATTCCCCTTCATCATCACGTGAGGAGGCTCCCCCTCCGTACACTCTGCCGGAGCACTCCATCCTCAAATCTCACCTAATCCGATCAGACCGTACCACTCTGAAGCCACTCCAGCAATGGACTATATCGAAGAAGGATATAGGTGATTATCATGAAGAACAACTGCTGTTCACTAATGAAAATCTACAGACTAACATCAGGATTGAGGGACAGGATTTAAATTATGGCCCAg GTATGTACTCTGCGGAAGACATCCAGCAAGACTACCAATACTCTGAGGGGGCGAAGCCCGGTTCCTATCAGCCGGAATTCGCGTACCAGGCGGAGTTGCCTTACGCCACAGAGTATCATCGGTACGACGAGACTGTTGCCGTACCAGTACACCAA ACAACCACATACACAGCGGTGCCGGCGGAGCAGATTGCGTACCAGAGCCAGGTGCACCACACCACCACACCTCTACCCTCGTACGACGCCGCCATCGCGCACCAATACGCCGCCAATACTTAT GTGACAGAAACCCCCAAAGCCGAGATCAGCTCAGTACCAGCTGGGACCCCCAGTGTGCGGAGGTCTGAGCGCGCGGTGCGCCGGCGCGTCTCCAGCACTTACGACTACGAGGACGGTGACCTCTTCATTGACGACACTCCCGCCCCCCGGCGACGTAAGCCGCCCCCCAAGCACCGACCCCCTACACAACATACTGTACCAG ttaGCAATAGCGGCGGGTATCGTGGGTCTCGGCCGGTGCCTACAAATGGTATCGAATCTCTCATACAAGCATCAGTGTTGGCTGAGGAGCCTGGCAACACCAC CGAGGATGCAGCAGTGGCGGGCATGCTGAGTATAAGTGAGCGGTATGCTGCGCCAGCGCGTACCTTCGGCCTGGCCAGCGACACCCCGCACACAGGCGCGCCCGCAGACACCGCCAGCAGGCTCGACAG TGGCACACCTACTGGCAGCAAGCGCTTGCGCAAGCCGACACCTGCCAGCGCTGACGAGGACTTTGTTGACGAGGAGGACGTCATCAAGGAGGTGCACCGGGATGAGGAGTATG tgtatCCATCGTTAGAGATGAGCTCTGATGAGGATGAGGAGTGGACTTCATCACGTCGCCGCAGACATTCAAGGAACAGAAATGACAGCAAGACAAGGACTGACAA AGATGAGGCGTGGTCACCACGTGCTCGTGTAGGTCGTGTGACACCACGCACACGTGGTCCTGCACGACCTGCTGTACGTCGTGAGTGTGTACGTGCAGCATTGCTCGCTGCAGCGCACAGACACCCCCACCCACACCCCCACCCCCACTCACATGCGCACTCGCACACACCACTACAG aatgCAAAACGCGCTGTGTTGGCGTCTAAGAGCAAACGACCACCGCCGAGTGCTGGAGTACAGCCTCCAGCTAACAAGAAGTGTGCAG atataaGACTGAAAAAAGGTATGAAAACGGCCAAACAACGTCTCGGCAAGATCCTGAAATTACACAAAATGATATATTAA
- the LOC106707740 gene encoding facilitated trehalose transporter Tret1-2 homolog isoform X1, with the protein MGKKTWITPFKKQCFVTLGVSLNMASHGLVMGFAAILLPQLRRPDSIIPIDDTAGSWIASILGFALVAGNFIVPTIMAKYGRRTANLVSIVPMIVGWFCIITATNITVLLIARFLQGIAMGMSATLGPVLIGEYTSPSNRGAFLTTISLTIATGVLVVHTLGSYLAWQTAALVCAFIVFVDLLIVIYSPESPSWLADQGRYEDSEKVFRWLRGESEDEELRRMIETSIIVRESKADANISQSFTSKIKTQITYINTTVRKKEFYKPIFIMIHIYTLGQWAGANILAAYTLDIFSHVIGSDANISLLVITLDAQRIISNSVAVYVIKKIRRRTMLFITVGLNLFAFIATAGYTYAKGHNMLPYDHPFIGILLIHIHMFTIATGTVPLPFIIAGELFPLEFRSLAGGFSVLFLSSNLFITVKTVPYLFKNFGIHGAYLIYAVVVGYCLVIAWWFLPETKDRTLQEIEDEFRGRPMSPEELKSTQSLTSLKYMNKDRRCSSPVI; encoded by the exons ATGGGGAAGAAAACATGGATAACGCCGTTCAAAAAACAG TGTTTCGTGACGCTTGGCGTGTCACTGAATATGGCAAGTCATGGGTTGGTGATGGGCTTCGCGGCCATCCTGCTACCGCAGCTGCGTCGGCCCGACTCCATCATACCCATTGATGACACCGCGGGCTCATGGATAG cCTCCATTCTGGGCTTCGCATTGGTGGCCGGTAACTTCATAGTCCCCACAATAATGGCCAAGTACGGCAGGAGAACGGCCAACCTCGTGAGCATCGTGCCAATGATCGTGGGCTGGTTTTGCATCATCACCGCAACTAACATCACCGTGCTCCTCATCGCCAGGTTCCTCCAGGGCATCGCGATGGGCATGAGTGCGACCCTTGGGCCCGTCCTCATAGGGGAGTACACCAGTCCCAGTAACAGAGGTGCATTTTTAACCACCATTTCATTGACTATAGCCACTGGAGTCCTCGTCGTCCACACTTTAGGATCTTACTTAGCATGGCAGACAGCAGCACTGGTTTGTGCATTTATAGTCTTCGTGGATTTACTAATCGTTATTTACTCCCCCGAGTCCCCGAGCTGGCTTGCCGATCAAGGACGATACGAGGACAGTGAGAAAGTCTTTAGATGGTTAAGAGGAGAAAGTGAAGATGAAGAATTACGGAGGATGATTGAAACTAGCATCATCGTCAGAGAATCTAAAGCTGACGCTAACATTTCACAATCTTTCACTTCAAAAATAAAGACCCAAATTACTTACATCAATACTACGGTTAGGAAGAAGGAGTTTTATAAACCTATATTTATCATGATCCACATTTACACGCTAGGACAATGGGCTGGAGCCAACATTTTGGCGGCTTACACGCTAGATATTTTCTCTCATGTCATTGGGAGTGATGCAAACATCTCCTTACTGGTTATAACTCTGGATGCTCAAAGGATTATCTCCAATAGCGTTGCTGTGTACGTAATCAAAAAGATCAGAAGAAGAACGATGTTGTTTATTACTGTTGGATTGAATCTGTTCGCGTTCATTGCTACCGCTGGGTATACTTACGCCAAAGGTCACAATATGTTGCCCTACGATCATCCCTTTATTGGTATCTTGttaatacatatacatatgtttACGATCGCAACAGGAACAGTGCCTCTTCCCTTTATCATAGCAGGAGAGCTATTTCCTTTAGAATTTAGAAGTCTTGCGGGTGGCTTCAGTGTTTTATTCCTTTCATCAAATCTCTTCATCACAGTGAAGACTGTTCCTTATCTATTCAAAAACTTTGGTATACATGGAGCGTATCTTATTTACGCCGTAGTGGTTGGATACTGCTTGGTGATAGCCTGGTGGTTCCTACCGGAGACGAAAGACCGGACGCTACAAGAAATAGAAGATGAGTTCAGAGGAAGACCAATGTCTCCGGAAGAACTGAAGTCAACACAGTCGCTGACTTCTTTGAAATATATGAACAAAGACAGAAGATGTAGTAGTCcagtgatttaa
- the LOC106707740 gene encoding facilitated trehalose transporter Tret1 isoform X2, translated as MSLCFVTLGVSLNMASHGLVMGFAAILLPQLRRPDSIIPIDDTAGSWIASILGFALVAGNFIVPTIMAKYGRRTANLVSIVPMIVGWFCIITATNITVLLIARFLQGIAMGMSATLGPVLIGEYTSPSNRGAFLTTISLTIATGVLVVHTLGSYLAWQTAALVCAFIVFVDLLIVIYSPESPSWLADQGRYEDSEKVFRWLRGESEDEELRRMIETSIIVRESKADANISQSFTSKIKTQITYINTTVRKKEFYKPIFIMIHIYTLGQWAGANILAAYTLDIFSHVIGSDANISLLVITLDAQRIISNSVAVYVIKKIRRRTMLFITVGLNLFAFIATAGYTYAKGHNMLPYDHPFIGILLIHIHMFTIATGTVPLPFIIAGELFPLEFRSLAGGFSVLFLSSNLFITVKTVPYLFKNFGIHGAYLIYAVVVGYCLVIAWWFLPETKDRTLQEIEDEFRGRPMSPEELKSTQSLTSLKYMNKDRRCSSPVI; from the exons ATGTCGTTA TGTTTCGTGACGCTTGGCGTGTCACTGAATATGGCAAGTCATGGGTTGGTGATGGGCTTCGCGGCCATCCTGCTACCGCAGCTGCGTCGGCCCGACTCCATCATACCCATTGATGACACCGCGGGCTCATGGATAG cCTCCATTCTGGGCTTCGCATTGGTGGCCGGTAACTTCATAGTCCCCACAATAATGGCCAAGTACGGCAGGAGAACGGCCAACCTCGTGAGCATCGTGCCAATGATCGTGGGCTGGTTTTGCATCATCACCGCAACTAACATCACCGTGCTCCTCATCGCCAGGTTCCTCCAGGGCATCGCGATGGGCATGAGTGCGACCCTTGGGCCCGTCCTCATAGGGGAGTACACCAGTCCCAGTAACAGAGGTGCATTTTTAACCACCATTTCATTGACTATAGCCACTGGAGTCCTCGTCGTCCACACTTTAGGATCTTACTTAGCATGGCAGACAGCAGCACTGGTTTGTGCATTTATAGTCTTCGTGGATTTACTAATCGTTATTTACTCCCCCGAGTCCCCGAGCTGGCTTGCCGATCAAGGACGATACGAGGACAGTGAGAAAGTCTTTAGATGGTTAAGAGGAGAAAGTGAAGATGAAGAATTACGGAGGATGATTGAAACTAGCATCATCGTCAGAGAATCTAAAGCTGACGCTAACATTTCACAATCTTTCACTTCAAAAATAAAGACCCAAATTACTTACATCAATACTACGGTTAGGAAGAAGGAGTTTTATAAACCTATATTTATCATGATCCACATTTACACGCTAGGACAATGGGCTGGAGCCAACATTTTGGCGGCTTACACGCTAGATATTTTCTCTCATGTCATTGGGAGTGATGCAAACATCTCCTTACTGGTTATAACTCTGGATGCTCAAAGGATTATCTCCAATAGCGTTGCTGTGTACGTAATCAAAAAGATCAGAAGAAGAACGATGTTGTTTATTACTGTTGGATTGAATCTGTTCGCGTTCATTGCTACCGCTGGGTATACTTACGCCAAAGGTCACAATATGTTGCCCTACGATCATCCCTTTATTGGTATCTTGttaatacatatacatatgtttACGATCGCAACAGGAACAGTGCCTCTTCCCTTTATCATAGCAGGAGAGCTATTTCCTTTAGAATTTAGAAGTCTTGCGGGTGGCTTCAGTGTTTTATTCCTTTCATCAAATCTCTTCATCACAGTGAAGACTGTTCCTTATCTATTCAAAAACTTTGGTATACATGGAGCGTATCTTATTTACGCCGTAGTGGTTGGATACTGCTTGGTGATAGCCTGGTGGTTCCTACCGGAGACGAAAGACCGGACGCTACAAGAAATAGAAGATGAGTTCAGAGGAAGACCAATGTCTCCGGAAGAACTGAAGTCAACACAGTCGCTGACTTCTTTGAAATATATGAACAAAGACAGAAGATGTAGTAGTCcagtgatttaa
- the LOC106707750 gene encoding facilitated trehalose transporter Tret1 — MLPVLKQTWTVSAVLLNMFAQGMLLSYTSSLLPALRAPDSDIQIDLNTASWLASCVGIAGIPGFFISAFLMNWRGRKQAHAIVLIPGLIGWLILYFANDVTTLAVGRVLGGFTAGATVSLGAVVIGEYTSPNNRGTFLNLKTASVCLGGLVMHILGTFYHWRIVALMTMVPYSISLAIICTWPESPAWLASKKKYESSEKAFKWLRGNSEESRKELHELIQAQKEKPVTTKKMTVKSQLIQVLLKFTKSDFIKPLKIIIVSGILIEACGRHIFPAYASQIISEVTGDTSQSFYYTLGIDIIITGSATFSSVLVKIYKRRTLLFTSGFSALFVLFSVCAYLYLESKNVISSGNSIIPVVLFVIYFVSVNLGCTAIPLALCGEVWPLAHRDAGTAISGLVLSLAVLIGLQVTPHLLESIKVYGTFAVFGSVMGLALVILYFILPETKDRTLQEIEEYFIYGRYRDEHKTKEEAKMNVASEKLLKFSHTDKLKMNDCDVESKM, encoded by the exons ATGTTGCCAGTTCTCAAACAG ACATGGACAGTATCAGCAGTTCTGTTAAACATGTTCGCGCAAGGCATGCTGCTGAGTTACACCAGTAGTCTGCTGCCGGCCCTGCGAGCTCCAGACTCCGATATTCAAATAGATCTCAACACTGCTTCATGGTTGG ctTCGTGCGTCGGAATAGCTGGAATACCAGGTTTCTTTATATCTGCATTTCTGATGAATTGGAGAGGACGGAAACAGGCACATGCTATTGTGTTAATACCTGGCCTTATAGGATGGCTGATCTTATATTTTGCTAACGATGTGACAACATTAGCGGTCGGCAGAGTTCTGGGTGGATTCACTGCAGGTGCGACTGTTTCTTTAGGAGCTGTAGTTATAGGGGAATACACTTCACCTAACAATAGAGGAACtttcttgaatttaaaaactgcCAGCGTCTGCTTAGGTGGTTTGGTTATGCATATTTTAGGAACGTTTTATCATTGGAGAATTGTAGCACTTATGACCATGGTCCCGTATTCCATTTCGTTGGCTATAATTTGCACTTGGCCTGAAAGTCCAGCTTGGTTGGCatcaaaaaagaaatacgAAAGCAGTGAAAAGGCGTTCAAATGGCTGAGGGGAAACAGCGAAGAATCACGAAAAGAATTACACGAACTAATACAAGCCCAGAAAGAGAAGCCAGTGACTACTAAAAAGATGACAGTGAAAAGCCAATTAATACAAgtcttgttaaaatttacaaagagCGACTTCATTAAaccgttgaaaataataatcgtTAGTGGAATTTTGATCGAAGCTTGTGGTCGTCATATTTTTCCGGCGTACGCGTCACAGATCATTTCAGAAGTGACCGGCGATACATCTCAATCGTTCTATTATACTCTGGgtattgatataattataacagGCAGCGCTACTTTTTCATCTGTCCTCGTTAAAATCTACAAACGTCGTACACTATTATTTACATCTGGTTTTTCCGCTCTATTCGTATTATTTTCCGTTTGTGCGTATCTCTATCTTGAATCAAAGAACGTAATATCGAGTGGTAATTCTATAATTCCTGTAGTTTTGTTTGTGATATATTTTGTGTCGGTTAATTTAGGTTGTACAGCTATACCTTTAGCTTTGTGTGGTGAGGTTTGGCCCCTTGCACACAGGGACGCGGGCACAGCTATTTCAGGTCTAGTATTATCCCTTGCAGTCCTTATTGGATTGCAAGTTACACCGcatttgttagaaagtattaAAGTTTATGGGACATTCGCTGTTTTCGGATCAGTAATGGGTTTAGCTTTAGTaatcttgtattttattttaccagaGACAAAAGATAGAACATTGCAAGAGATTGAGGAATACTTTATCTATGGTAGATACAGAGatgaacataaaacaaaagaagaggCTAAAATGAACGTGGCCAGTGAGAAATTGTTGAAGTTCTCTCACACCGATAAACTCAAAATGAATGACTGCGATGTAgaatcaaaaatgtaa